The Paraburkholderia sp. SOS3 genome includes a region encoding these proteins:
- the ligD gene encoding DNA ligase D, translating into MADKLETYHRKRRFDETPEPSGADAPRKAAGRGAARKATHALAFVIQEHDARRLHYDFRLELDGTLKSWAIPKGPSLDPSVKRLAVHVEDHPLDYGSFEGTIPEGHYGAGDVIVWDRGTWEPVGGEREALAAYAAGKLKFQLHGEKLHGGWTLVRSHMRGSGDKEQWLLIKERDREAHSESEFDVLGAYPGSVLSDAPGAQGGHGASKGERAARPQTKPQSTGRAPARTARTSTGTSAARRSEHPDIVATRNSESLRELAQTPAIEGAKKAALPAAMKPELATLVETPPAGDTWTYEIKFDGYRVLARIDQRNEKDPVRIFTRAGNDWTERFGKQAQALAKIGVETAWLDGEAVVLDEHGVPSFQALQNAFDTHRERDITLYLFDLPYLNGYDLRNVPLEQRRALLRALLESLDDDALRYSADFGTDAEALIRSACEMSLEGIIGKRRDSRYTSGRSSAWIKLKCRRRQEFVIGGYTEPGGSRSDFGALLLGVYDEGGKLRYAGRVGTGFDAKRLRAVKKELDARETTKMPFASVPSERSRTPVHWVKPELVAECNFAELTDEGIVRQASFVSLRSDKPARQIVIEAPRQGADVQQTSEDESAASRAAPRTKARAAKARTATHDGDGTAATKRAGKASSSRKTAQAEGGDTRAATAASRGTSKARGAATQTVAGVRISHPDRVIDKHTDTRKIDLVRYYESVADWMLPHLRDRPVSLVRAPEDIGGELFFQKHAEKLSIPNITQHPGLDPGHPSLITIDSAKALVGAAQMGTIELHTWNAVASNIEKPDRVVFDLDPDPALGWERMIEAAQLTHTLLAELGLVSFCKTSGGKGLHVVVPLTKHEGWDDVKAFSQAVAQHMASTLPKNFAAKMGAQNRKGKIFVDYLRNNRGSSTVAAYSARARPGLGVSVPLSWDEVPDTTAGDQWNIANLHERLQSLREDPWADYAKTRQRITAAMRKRLAGERG; encoded by the coding sequence ATGGCCGACAAACTGGAAACCTATCACCGCAAACGACGCTTCGATGAAACGCCCGAGCCGTCCGGGGCGGATGCGCCGCGCAAGGCCGCCGGCCGAGGCGCAGCGCGCAAAGCGACGCATGCGCTCGCCTTCGTCATTCAGGAGCACGATGCACGGCGTCTGCACTACGACTTCCGGCTCGAGCTCGACGGCACCCTGAAATCGTGGGCGATACCGAAAGGGCCGAGCCTCGACCCGTCGGTGAAGCGGCTCGCCGTGCACGTCGAAGACCATCCGCTCGACTATGGGTCGTTCGAGGGCACGATTCCGGAAGGCCACTATGGCGCAGGCGACGTTATCGTTTGGGACCGTGGCACGTGGGAACCGGTCGGCGGCGAGCGCGAGGCGCTCGCCGCATACGCGGCCGGCAAGCTCAAGTTCCAGTTGCACGGCGAGAAGCTGCACGGCGGCTGGACGCTCGTGCGCAGCCATATGCGCGGCAGCGGCGACAAGGAGCAGTGGCTGCTGATCAAGGAGCGCGACCGCGAAGCCCATAGCGAGAGCGAATTCGATGTGCTCGGCGCGTATCCTGGCAGTGTGTTGTCCGATGCGCCGGGCGCGCAGGGCGGGCACGGTGCGAGCAAGGGCGAGCGCGCCGCCAGGCCGCAGACCAAGCCGCAATCGACTGGCCGCGCGCCCGCTCGCACGGCTCGTACCAGCACTGGCACCAGCGCGGCCAGGCGCAGCGAGCACCCCGACATCGTCGCGACGCGCAACAGCGAGTCGCTGCGCGAGCTCGCGCAAACGCCTGCGATCGAAGGAGCGAAAAAGGCCGCGCTGCCTGCCGCGATGAAGCCGGAGCTCGCTACGCTCGTCGAAACCCCGCCCGCCGGCGACACATGGACCTACGAGATCAAGTTCGACGGCTACCGCGTGCTCGCGCGCATCGATCAGCGCAACGAGAAAGATCCGGTGCGCATTTTCACGCGCGCGGGCAACGACTGGACCGAAAGGTTCGGCAAACAGGCGCAAGCGCTCGCGAAGATCGGAGTCGAGACCGCATGGCTGGACGGCGAAGCCGTGGTGCTCGACGAGCATGGCGTACCGAGCTTTCAGGCGCTGCAAAACGCGTTCGATACGCATCGCGAACGCGACATCACGCTGTATCTGTTCGACCTGCCGTATCTGAACGGCTACGACCTGCGCAACGTACCGCTCGAACAGCGCCGCGCATTGCTACGCGCGCTGCTCGAATCGCTCGACGACGACGCGTTGCGCTATTCGGCCGACTTCGGCACTGACGCTGAGGCCTTGATCAGAAGCGCGTGCGAGATGTCGCTCGAAGGCATCATCGGCAAGCGGCGCGACAGCCGTTATACGTCGGGCCGTTCGTCGGCATGGATCAAGCTCAAATGCCGGCGGCGCCAGGAATTCGTGATCGGCGGTTATACGGAACCGGGCGGCAGCCGGTCGGACTTCGGCGCGCTGCTGCTTGGCGTCTACGACGAAGGGGGCAAGCTGCGCTATGCAGGCCGCGTCGGCACGGGCTTCGATGCGAAGCGGCTGCGTGCCGTAAAAAAAGAGCTCGACGCGCGCGAAACGACGAAGATGCCTTTCGCGAGCGTACCCAGCGAACGCAGTCGCACACCCGTGCACTGGGTCAAGCCCGAGCTCGTCGCCGAATGCAATTTCGCCGAATTGACCGATGAAGGCATCGTCCGCCAGGCGTCGTTTGTCAGCCTGCGCAGCGATAAACCCGCGCGGCAGATCGTCATCGAAGCGCCGCGCCAAGGAGCTGACGTGCAACAGACGAGTGAAGACGAAAGCGCAGCCTCGCGGGCCGCGCCGCGTACGAAGGCACGCGCGGCGAAAGCGCGGACCGCGACGCATGACGGCGACGGCACGGCGGCAACCAAACGCGCAGGTAAGGCGTCTTCGTCGCGCAAGACGGCGCAAGCCGAAGGCGGCGACACGCGCGCGGCAACGGCTGCGTCGCGCGGCACATCGAAAGCGCGGGGCGCCGCGACGCAGACGGTCGCGGGCGTGCGGATCTCGCATCCGGACCGCGTGATCGACAAGCACACGGACACACGCAAGATCGATCTCGTGCGCTATTACGAGTCAGTGGCCGACTGGATGCTGCCGCATCTGCGCGATCGCCCGGTGTCGCTCGTACGCGCGCCCGAGGATATCGGCGGCGAGCTGTTTTTCCAGAAGCATGCCGAAAAGCTGTCGATCCCGAACATCACGCAGCATCCGGGGCTCGATCCCGGCCATCCGTCGCTGATCACGATCGACAGCGCGAAAGCGCTCGTCGGCGCGGCGCAGATGGGCACGATCGAGTTGCACACGTGGAATGCGGTGGCCTCGAACATCGAGAAACCCGACCGCGTCGTGTTCGATCTCGACCCCGATCCTGCGCTCGGCTGGGAGCGGATGATCGAAGCGGCGCAACTGACGCATACGCTGCTCGCCGAACTCGGACTCGTATCGTTCTGCAAGACGAGCGGCGGCAAGGGCCTGCATGTCGTGGTGCCGCTGACGAAACACGAGGGCTGGGACGACGTAAAGGCGTTTTCTCAGGCCGTCGCGCAGCACATGGCGAGCACGCTGCCGAAGAACTTCGCCGCGAAGATGGGCGCGCAAAACCGCAAGGGCAAGATATTCGTCGACTACCTGCGCAACAACCGCGGCTCGAGCACGGTCGCAGCCTATTCGGCGCGCGCGCGGCCGGGTCTCGGCGTCTCGGTGCCGCTCAGTTGGGACGAAGTGCCGGACACCACGGCCGGCGACCAGTGGAACATCGCGAATCTGCACGAGCGCCTGCAGTCGCTGCGCGAGGATCCGTGGGCCGACTATGCGAAGACGCGGCAGCGCATCACGGCGGCGATGAGAAAACGCCTCGCGGGCGAACGCGGGTAG
- the ku gene encoding non-homologous end joining protein Ku codes for MAHMIWKGAISFGLVHVPVQLYPATQSEKVGFNLLDKRSIDPIGYKQINKRTGKEVTRENIVRGFEYEKGKYVVMSDAEIRSANPESTQTVDILAFVEAPDISFLYLDTPYYLTPDRKGEKVYALLREALKESGKIGIANVVMHNKQHLAALIPIGPVLALNTLRWAGEVRSYDELKLPDENRKKAGVTPRELEMAKKLIDDMSDAWDPSAYHDTFHDDIMALVDRKVSEGRTEEIGEVDEPADTRPSADILDLSELLKRSLGKGKAAGARKSAAKADGKATAKPARARASRDEDAEQETGANTRRAPRRAAKSKATTRRSSGGASSTAVRKRRAA; via the coding sequence ATGGCACATATGATCTGGAAAGGCGCAATCAGCTTCGGTCTCGTGCATGTGCCGGTGCAGTTGTATCCGGCGACGCAGTCGGAGAAAGTGGGCTTCAATCTGCTCGACAAGCGGTCGATCGATCCGATCGGATACAAGCAGATCAACAAGCGCACGGGCAAGGAAGTCACGCGCGAGAATATCGTGCGCGGCTTCGAGTACGAGAAGGGTAAATATGTCGTGATGTCCGATGCGGAGATTCGCTCGGCAAACCCCGAATCGACGCAGACCGTCGATATTCTCGCGTTCGTCGAAGCGCCGGACATCTCGTTCCTGTATCTCGATACGCCCTACTATCTGACGCCCGATCGCAAGGGTGAAAAGGTCTACGCGCTGTTGCGCGAGGCGCTCAAGGAAAGCGGCAAGATCGGTATTGCGAACGTCGTGATGCACAACAAGCAGCATCTCGCGGCGCTGATACCGATCGGCCCGGTGCTCGCGCTGAACACGCTGCGCTGGGCCGGCGAAGTTCGATCGTACGACGAACTGAAGCTGCCGGACGAAAACCGCAAGAAGGCCGGCGTCACGCCGCGCGAGCTCGAGATGGCGAAGAAGCTCATCGACGATATGAGCGACGCGTGGGATCCATCCGCGTATCACGACACGTTCCACGACGACATCATGGCCCTGGTCGACCGCAAGGTCAGCGAAGGCAGGACCGAGGAAATCGGCGAGGTCGACGAGCCGGCCGACACGCGGCCGAGCGCCGATATTCTCGATCTGTCGGAACTGCTCAAGCGCAGCCTCGGCAAGGGCAAAGCCGCGGGCGCGCGCAAGTCGGCGGCGAAAGCAGATGGGAAAGCCACGGCGAAGCCGGCGCGTGCGCGCGCCAGCCGTGACGAGGACGCCGAACAGGAAACCGGCGCCAACACGCGGCGCGCACCGCGCCGCGCCGCAAAGAGCAAGGCAACGACGCGGCGAAGCTCAGGCGGCGCGAGCAGCACGGCCGTGCGCAAACGCCGCGCCGCCTAG
- the serB gene encoding phosphoserine phosphatase SerB, which translates to MNLVIQSPVPLSADHRKPLAALAHGSQAIVIDEHAIRLENVNPAQRADLDVYCGTHRLDYAFVEPGLRLTHFGLVAMDMDSTLITIECIDEIADFCGLKAEVAAITEASMRGEIKDFNESLTRRVALLEGLDASALERVYEERLQLSPGAERMLAGAKAAGLRTLLVSGGFTFFTEKLQARLNLDFTRANTLEIIDGKLTGRVLGEIVNADVKARTLRETCATLGIEPGRAIALGDGSNDLKMMAEAGLSVAFRAKPVVREAASVAFNYVGLDGLLRLFPG; encoded by the coding sequence ATGAACCTCGTCATTCAAAGCCCTGTGCCGCTTTCCGCCGATCATCGCAAACCGCTCGCCGCGCTCGCGCACGGCTCTCAAGCGATCGTCATCGACGAGCACGCGATTCGCCTCGAAAACGTGAACCCGGCGCAGCGCGCGGATCTCGACGTGTATTGCGGCACGCATCGGCTCGATTACGCGTTCGTCGAGCCGGGCCTGCGCCTCACGCATTTCGGCCTCGTCGCGATGGATATGGATTCGACGCTGATCACGATCGAATGCATCGACGAAATCGCCGATTTTTGCGGCCTCAAGGCCGAAGTGGCGGCGATTACCGAAGCGTCGATGCGCGGCGAGATCAAGGACTTCAACGAAAGCCTCACACGGCGTGTCGCATTGCTCGAAGGGCTCGACGCAAGTGCGCTCGAACGCGTCTACGAAGAGCGGCTGCAGCTGTCTCCGGGCGCGGAACGGATGCTTGCGGGCGCGAAGGCCGCAGGACTCAGAACGTTGCTCGTGTCGGGCGGTTTCACGTTCTTCACCGAAAAGCTGCAGGCGCGCCTGAATCTCGATTTCACGCGCGCAAACACGCTGGAAATCATCGACGGCAAGCTGACCGGGCGCGTGCTTGGAGAGATCGTCAATGCGGATGTGAAAGCGCGCACGCTGCGCGAGACGTGCGCGACGCTCGGTATCGAACCGGGCCGCGCGATCGCGCTCGGCGACGGTTCGAACGATCTGAAGATGATGGCCGAGGCCGGGCTCTCGGTCGCGTTTCGCGCGAAGCCCGTGGTGCGCGAAGCAGCGAGCGTCGCGTTCAATTACGTCGGGCTCGACGGGTTGCTGCGGCTTTTTCCGGGTTAG
- a CDS encoding cystathionine beta-lyase, whose product MNSSPPKHGLQTRIVHPKDDLTPGFESLSVPVARASTVIFPDLATMRALDWRNDAQWRYGLHATPTSIVLAQRLAALEGGQHTLLQPSGLSSISNVYFAFVKSGDDVLVPDNVYSPNRDHGEWLARDFGVSVRYYDPMIGARIADLIRPNTRLIWLEAPGSVTMEVPDIPAITAVARAHGIVTAIDNTWSAGIAFRPFDHGVDISVQALTKYQSGGADVLMGATITADKALHHKLKLARMHMGLGVSSDDCSLILRSLPTMQVRFQQHDRTALSLAKWLKTRPEIAAVLHPALSDCPGHEHYRRDFTGAGGLFSVVFDDRYSAAQIDTFCESLELFAIGWSWGGVASLVMPYDVASMRSASAWPYRGTLVRFFMGLEEEADLRADLERCLDALAVPAR is encoded by the coding sequence ATGAACTCATCTCCTCCGAAACATGGTTTGCAGACGCGCATCGTCCACCCGAAGGATGACCTGACACCGGGTTTCGAATCGTTATCGGTGCCGGTCGCGCGTGCGTCGACGGTGATTTTTCCCGATCTCGCGACGATGCGCGCGCTCGATTGGCGCAACGATGCGCAGTGGCGCTACGGCCTGCACGCGACGCCGACCTCGATCGTGCTCGCGCAGCGGCTTGCGGCGCTCGAAGGCGGCCAGCACACGCTGTTGCAGCCGTCGGGGCTGTCGTCGATTTCGAATGTGTACTTCGCGTTCGTCAAGTCCGGCGATGACGTGCTCGTTCCCGATAATGTGTATTCGCCGAACCGCGATCATGGCGAATGGCTCGCGCGTGACTTCGGCGTGAGCGTGCGCTATTACGACCCGATGATCGGCGCGCGCATCGCCGACCTGATCCGGCCGAATACGCGGCTGATCTGGCTCGAAGCGCCGGGCTCGGTCACGATGGAAGTGCCCGATATTCCCGCGATCACCGCGGTGGCACGCGCGCACGGCATCGTAACCGCCATCGACAACACATGGTCCGCGGGCATCGCTTTCCGTCCGTTCGACCACGGTGTCGATATCTCGGTGCAGGCGTTGACGAAGTACCAGTCGGGCGGCGCCGACGTGCTGATGGGTGCGACCATCACGGCAGACAAGGCGCTGCATCACAAGCTCAAGCTCGCGCGCATGCACATGGGCCTTGGCGTTTCGTCGGACGACTGCTCGCTGATCCTGCGCAGCCTGCCGACGATGCAGGTGCGCTTCCAGCAGCACGATCGCACCGCGCTCTCGCTCGCGAAATGGCTGAAGACGCGGCCCGAGATCGCCGCGGTGCTGCATCCCGCGCTGTCCGATTGCCCGGGCCATGAGCACTATCGGCGCGATTTCACCGGTGCGGGCGGCCTGTTCTCAGTCGTATTCGACGACCGCTACAGCGCCGCGCAAATCGATACGTTCTGCGAGTCGCTCGAACTGTTCGCGATCGGCTGGAGCTGGGGCGGCGTGGCGAGCCTCGTGATGCCATACGACGTCGCGTCGATGCGCAGCGCGTCCGCATGGCCGTATCGCGGCACGCTGGTACGTTTTTTCATGGGGCTCGAGGAAGAGGCGGACTTGCGCGCCGATCTCGAGCGCTGCCTCGATGCGCTCGCCGTGCCTGCGCGCTGA
- the bktB gene encoding beta-ketothiolase BktB encodes MQREVIVASGVRTAIGDFGGGLKDFAPTDLAARVVREAMSRASVAGDEVGHVVFGNVIHTEPKDMYLARVAALDGGVAQHAPALTVNRLCGSGLQAVVSAAQSVLLGDADIAIAGGAESMSRAPYVMPSARFGQRMGDARVVDMMLGALNDPFQAVHMGITAENVAQKYGITRAAQDALALESHRRAAHAIAAGYFRDQILPLTIASKKGETVFDTDEHVRADAKAEDFAKLKPVFAKENGTVTAGNASGLNDAAAALVLMERGVADARGIEPLGRLVAYAHAGVDPAYMGIGPVPATRKVLERAGLTVADLDVVEANEAFAAQACAVSNELALDPAKVNPNGSGISLGHPIGATGALLTVKALYELRRTGGRYALVTMCIGGGQGIAAIFERV; translated from the coding sequence ATGCAACGTGAAGTAATCGTGGCAAGCGGCGTGCGTACCGCGATCGGCGACTTCGGCGGCGGCCTCAAGGATTTTGCGCCGACCGACCTCGCGGCGCGCGTCGTGCGCGAGGCAATGTCGCGTGCGAGCGTAGCCGGCGACGAAGTCGGGCACGTCGTATTCGGCAACGTGATCCACACCGAGCCGAAGGACATGTATCTCGCGCGCGTCGCGGCGCTCGACGGCGGCGTCGCGCAACATGCACCCGCGCTGACGGTGAACCGCCTGTGCGGTTCGGGGCTGCAGGCGGTGGTGTCAGCCGCGCAAAGCGTGCTGCTCGGCGATGCGGACATCGCGATTGCGGGCGGGGCCGAAAGCATGAGCCGTGCGCCCTACGTCATGCCGTCGGCGCGGTTCGGCCAGCGCATGGGCGACGCGCGCGTCGTCGACATGATGCTCGGTGCGCTCAACGATCCGTTCCAGGCCGTCCACATGGGCATCACCGCGGAGAACGTCGCGCAAAAGTACGGCATCACGCGCGCCGCGCAGGACGCGCTCGCGCTCGAATCGCATCGGCGCGCGGCGCATGCGATCGCGGCCGGCTACTTCAGGGACCAGATCCTGCCGCTTACGATCGCATCGAAGAAAGGCGAGACCGTGTTCGATACCGACGAACATGTGCGTGCCGACGCAAAAGCGGAAGATTTCGCTAAGCTCAAACCCGTATTCGCGAAGGAGAACGGCACAGTTACGGCCGGCAACGCATCGGGACTCAACGATGCGGCCGCCGCGCTCGTGCTGATGGAGCGTGGCGTTGCCGATGCGCGCGGCATCGAGCCGCTCGGGCGTCTCGTCGCCTATGCGCATGCGGGCGTCGATCCTGCGTATATGGGTATTGGTCCGGTGCCGGCCACGCGCAAGGTGCTCGAACGCGCGGGCCTCACGGTGGCGGACCTCGATGTGGTCGAAGCGAACGAAGCGTTCGCGGCGCAGGCATGCGCGGTCAGCAACGAGCTCGCGCTCGACCCCGCGAAGGTCAATCCCAATGGCTCGGGCATTTCGCTCGGCCATCCAATCGGCGCGACGGGCGCGTTGCTGACGGTCAAGGCGCTATATGAATTGCGGCGCACCGGCGGTCGCTATGCGCTCGTCACGATGTGCATCGGCGGCGGGCAGGGCATCGCTGCGATCTTCGAGCGCGTCTAG
- a CDS encoding sugar kinase — protein sequence MSDDARAAAPDILAFGEAMIEFNQAQPGLPTWLQGFGGDTSNFCIAAARQDASAGFVSAVGRDRFGELLLELWRNERVDTSCVRVDESAPTGVYFVSHGSAGHQFDYLRAGSAASRYAPHDLPLDAIAAAKAVHLSGISLAIGASACDAAFAAIAHARAHGVRISFDTNLRLKLWPLARARAVMLEAIRQCDICLPSWDDVTVLTGLTDRDEIVDFLLAQGPRIVAMKLGRDGAYIATRDERRVVPALLVDAVDATGAGDCFGGAFVARLVAGDDAFAAARYANVAAALSTQGYGAVAPIPDRATVERLLAA from the coding sequence ATGAGCGATGACGCACGAGCCGCGGCGCCCGACATTCTCGCCTTCGGCGAAGCGATGATCGAATTCAACCAGGCGCAGCCGGGCCTGCCGACGTGGCTTCAAGGGTTCGGCGGCGACACGTCGAATTTCTGCATTGCGGCCGCGCGCCAGGATGCGTCGGCGGGTTTCGTCTCGGCGGTGGGGCGCGACCGGTTCGGCGAGCTGCTGCTCGAGCTGTGGCGCAACGAACGCGTCGATACGTCGTGCGTGCGCGTCGACGAAAGCGCGCCGACCGGCGTCTATTTCGTTTCGCACGGTTCGGCCGGTCATCAGTTCGACTATCTGCGCGCGGGGTCCGCCGCGAGCCGCTATGCGCCGCACGATCTGCCGCTCGATGCGATTGCCGCGGCGAAAGCCGTGCATCTGTCGGGTATCAGTCTCGCGATCGGCGCGAGCGCCTGCGATGCCGCATTCGCCGCGATCGCACATGCGCGCGCACACGGCGTGCGCATCAGCTTCGATACGAACCTGCGGCTGAAACTGTGGCCGCTCGCGCGGGCGCGCGCGGTGATGCTCGAAGCGATACGGCAGTGCGACATCTGTCTGCCGAGCTGGGATGATGTCACCGTGCTCACGGGCCTCACAGACCGCGACGAGATCGTCGACTTTCTTCTCGCGCAGGGGCCGCGTATCGTCGCGATGAAGCTCGGCCGAGACGGCGCTTACATCGCGACGCGCGACGAACGCCGCGTGGTGCCCGCACTGCTCGTCGACGCAGTCGATGCGACGGGCGCGGGCGATTGCTTCGGCGGTGCGTTCGTCGCGCGCCTCGTCGCCGGCGATGACGCATTTGCTGCCGCGCGCTATGCAAACGTGGCGGCCGCGCTGTCGACGCAAGGCTATGGCGCGGTCGCGCCGATTCCCGATCGCGCGACCGTCGAGCGGTTGCTGGCGGCGTAG
- the rimO gene encoding 30S ribosomal protein S12 methylthiotransferase RimO, translated as MRTASLSTRRFFRPSSGSNKLSAYSNPTDPRNKPSATPKVGFVSLGCPKALVDSEQIITQLRAEGYEISGTYDGADLVVVNTCGFIDEAVQESLDAIGEALTENGKVIVTGCLGAKKSASGTGLIEEVHPKVLAVTGPHAVGEVMQAVHSHLPKPHDPFVDLVPAAGVKLTPRHYAYLKISEGCNHRCTFCIIPSMRGDLVSRPVAEVMLEAENLFKSGVKELLVISQDTSAYGVDVKYRTGFWNGKPIKTRMTDLVAALGELAAQYGAWVRLHYVYPYPSVDEVIPMMAEGPFKGHVLPYLDVPFQHAHPEVLKRMKRPANAEKVLERVRAWREICPDLTIRSTFIAGFPGETEAQFDALLDFIREAELDRVGCFAYSPVEGASANELDGALPDDVREERRARFMEVAEQVSAKRIARKVGKTLKVLVDEINADGGIGRTAADAPEIDGVVYIAPSAKASKRYKVGDFVAVKITGADGHDLWGEV; from the coding sequence ATGCGGACAGCCAGTCTATCTACGCGGCGTTTTTTTCGCCCCTCGTCCGGAAGTAATAAGTTGAGCGCCTATTCAAACCCTACAGACCCCAGGAATAAGCCGTCGGCCACACCGAAGGTGGGATTCGTCTCACTTGGCTGCCCGAAAGCCCTCGTCGATTCCGAACAGATCATCACGCAACTGCGCGCCGAAGGTTACGAAATCTCGGGCACATACGACGGCGCCGATCTCGTCGTCGTCAACACGTGCGGATTTATCGACGAAGCGGTGCAGGAAAGTCTCGATGCGATCGGCGAAGCGCTGACCGAGAACGGCAAGGTGATCGTTACCGGCTGTCTCGGCGCAAAGAAGAGCGCGAGCGGTACGGGCCTTATCGAGGAAGTGCACCCGAAGGTGCTTGCGGTAACCGGTCCGCATGCGGTTGGCGAAGTCATGCAGGCGGTGCACAGCCACTTGCCGAAACCGCACGACCCGTTCGTCGATCTCGTGCCCGCGGCTGGCGTGAAGCTGACGCCGCGTCATTATGCGTATCTGAAGATCTCCGAAGGGTGCAACCATCGCTGCACCTTCTGCATCATCCCGTCGATGCGCGGCGATCTCGTGTCGCGGCCGGTCGCCGAGGTGATGCTCGAAGCGGAGAATCTGTTCAAGTCCGGCGTCAAGGAACTGCTCGTCATCTCGCAGGACACGAGCGCTTACGGCGTCGACGTCAAATATCGCACGGGCTTCTGGAACGGCAAGCCGATCAAGACACGCATGACGGACCTCGTTGCCGCGCTCGGCGAACTCGCCGCGCAATACGGCGCATGGGTACGGCTGCACTACGTGTACCCGTATCCGAGCGTCGACGAAGTGATTCCGATGATGGCCGAGGGGCCATTCAAGGGCCATGTACTTCCGTATCTCGACGTGCCGTTCCAGCACGCGCATCCCGAGGTGCTCAAGCGCATGAAGCGGCCGGCCAACGCGGAAAAGGTGCTCGAGCGCGTGCGCGCATGGCGCGAGATCTGCCCCGATCTGACGATCCGCAGCACGTTTATCGCGGGCTTTCCGGGCGAAACCGAAGCGCAGTTCGACGCGCTGCTCGACTTTATCCGCGAGGCTGAACTCGACCGCGTCGGCTGCTTCGCGTACTCGCCGGTCGAAGGGGCGAGCGCGAACGAACTCGACGGGGCACTGCCTGACGACGTGCGCGAGGAACGCCGCGCGCGCTTTATGGAAGTGGCCGAGCAGGTGTCGGCGAAGCGCATTGCGCGCAAGGTCGGCAAGACGCTGAAGGTGCTCGTCGACGAAATCAATGCCGACGGCGGCATCGGCCGCACTGCGGCGGATGCGCCGGAAATCGATGGCGTCGTCTACATAGCGCCGTCGGCAAAGGCGTCTAAGCGCTACAAGGTCGGCGATTTCGTCGCGGTGAAAATAACAGGCGCGGACGGCCACGACCTGTGGGGTGAAGTCTGA
- a CDS encoding type II toxin-antitoxin system RelE/ParE family toxin has translation MTWNVVYFNDQVKREVFELPDGILASYLRLVDIMEEFGADLRMPHSRAMGDGLFELRPRGEEGIGRVFYCMHVNRQVVVLHSFVKKTQETPRNELSKARKRLKEVQRSKEVVRNG, from the coding sequence ATGACCTGGAACGTCGTTTATTTCAATGACCAGGTCAAACGCGAAGTCTTCGAACTACCCGATGGCATCCTCGCCAGCTATTTGCGGCTAGTCGACATCATGGAAGAATTCGGCGCCGATTTGCGTATGCCGCACTCGCGCGCGATGGGCGACGGATTGTTCGAGTTACGTCCGCGTGGAGAGGAAGGCATCGGGCGCGTGTTCTACTGCATGCACGTCAACCGGCAGGTCGTCGTTCTGCATTCCTTCGTCAAGAAGACGCAGGAAACGCCGCGCAACGAATTGAGCAAGGCTCGCAAGCGCTTGAAAGAAGTACAACGTTCGAAGGAGGTAGTACGCAATGGCTAA
- a CDS encoding helix-turn-helix domain-containing protein, which translates to MAKVTAQRGGNPKGFEPVAHTKADTERLLAKPDVRAAYDALEDEYSALRVLLSARREAGLTQAEIAERMGTTASAVSRLEASLSSEKHSPSFATLRKYAAACGKRLVISFA; encoded by the coding sequence ATGGCTAAAGTAACTGCGCAGCGCGGCGGCAATCCCAAGGGGTTCGAGCCGGTCGCTCATACGAAGGCCGACACGGAACGGCTGCTCGCGAAACCGGATGTGCGCGCCGCGTACGACGCGCTCGAAGACGAATACTCGGCGCTGCGCGTGCTGCTTTCGGCGCGCCGCGAAGCCGGGCTCACTCAAGCGGAGATCGCCGAGCGCATGGGGACGACCGCATCGGCCGTGTCGCGCCTCGAAGCATCGCTTTCGAGCGAAAAGCATTCTCCGTCGTTCGCCACATTGCGCAAGTACGCCGCCGCATGCGGCAAGCGGCTCGTCATCTCGTTTGCGTAG